In Arthrobacter citreus, a genomic segment contains:
- a CDS encoding SDR family oxidoreductase, producing the protein MANQPITAQNTVQQWLDHPAGGPAIRGMLAAAGSDESTLGPALTLKLQQLVDLSQGKFPQAAVDELVKAANGGVMPETAETALPTVAGRFEGRTVIVTGAGSGIGRATAGRIAREGGRVIAVDIAEGRIKELAEELGDAIVPVAADLTDLDAVERIIAAAGGQIDGLANVAGINDDFSPLHEVSDAMWQKVFAVNVDGLVRLTRAVLPSMLEAHKGSIVNITSEAGLRGSASGVAYTASKHAVVGITRSTAFMYAKEGIRVNAVAPGGVATGIPMGGATSEYGEARLGPARINIPGLASAEELAASITFLLSDDGVNINGAILPSDGGWSAV; encoded by the coding sequence GTGGCCAACCAGCCCATCACCGCCCAGAACACCGTCCAGCAGTGGCTCGACCACCCGGCAGGCGGACCCGCCATCCGCGGCATGCTCGCCGCCGCAGGCAGCGACGAATCCACGCTGGGCCCGGCACTGACCCTGAAGCTGCAGCAGCTTGTCGACCTGAGCCAGGGCAAGTTCCCGCAGGCCGCGGTGGACGAGCTCGTGAAGGCAGCCAACGGCGGAGTGATGCCCGAAACCGCCGAGACCGCTCTGCCGACCGTGGCCGGACGTTTCGAAGGCCGCACCGTGATCGTCACGGGCGCCGGGTCCGGCATTGGCCGCGCCACCGCCGGACGGATCGCCCGCGAAGGCGGCCGCGTGATCGCCGTCGACATTGCCGAGGGCCGCATCAAGGAGCTCGCCGAAGAGCTCGGCGACGCCATTGTTCCGGTAGCCGCCGACCTGACGGACCTCGACGCCGTGGAGCGGATCATCGCCGCCGCCGGCGGACAGATTGACGGCCTGGCCAACGTGGCCGGCATCAACGATGACTTCAGCCCGCTGCACGAGGTGTCCGACGCCATGTGGCAGAAGGTGTTCGCCGTGAACGTTGACGGCCTCGTGCGCCTGACCCGCGCCGTACTGCCGTCCATGCTCGAAGCACACAAGGGCTCAATCGTGAACATCACCTCGGAGGCCGGCCTGCGCGGCTCGGCGTCCGGCGTGGCCTACACCGCCTCCAAGCACGCGGTGGTCGGCATTACCCGCAGCACCGCGTTCATGTACGCCAAGGAAGGCATCCGCGTGAACGCCGTGGCTCCGGGCGGCGTGGCCACCGGCATTCCCATGGGCGGGGCGACCAGCGAGTACGGCGAAGCCCGCCTCGGCCCGGCCCGCATCAACATTCCGGGCCTGGCATCGGCCGAGGAGCTGGCAGCGTCCATCACGTTCCTGCTCAGCGACGACGGCGTGAACATCAACGGCGCCATCCTTCCCTCTGACGGCGGCTGGTCGGCGGTCTAA
- a CDS encoding LacI family DNA-binding transcriptional regulator translates to MDRRVTSSDVAQAAGVSRATVSYVLNGNTGQSISAATRDRVLAAARALGYTPSTAARTLRRGRSDLVLMLLPPEPLGRALAMIIDAASEQLERHGLRLIAHRLPAQGGAVSLVHSLTPAGLILTTPLEEAELAALRSSGLPVASLQETLSDPLDPDLGIGALQVQYLAAAGHQRIGVAVPPEAGYAWRVQIRLAAITDACARLRLPPPVIEPLRLDAGEAAAVVGRFLDGPAPVTAACAFDDDHAFALLAGLAAHGRQAPRDLAVIGAEDVPLASLALPPLTTVRVDSATLGERFARMVLAQTVDGDGTGNSPAPEAGPAESGTLPPVTLIRRASA, encoded by the coding sequence GTGGATCGCAGGGTTACGTCGAGCGACGTCGCGCAGGCCGCGGGAGTTTCCCGGGCGACCGTCAGCTACGTGCTGAACGGCAACACGGGACAAAGCATTTCCGCAGCCACCCGAGACCGGGTCCTGGCCGCGGCCCGGGCGCTGGGTTACACGCCGTCAACCGCCGCCCGCACCCTGCGCCGCGGCCGCAGCGACCTGGTGCTGATGCTGCTGCCGCCCGAGCCGCTGGGCCGTGCGCTGGCCATGATCATTGACGCCGCCTCCGAACAGCTGGAACGCCACGGGCTGCGGCTGATCGCGCACCGGCTGCCGGCGCAGGGCGGTGCCGTTTCACTGGTGCATTCGCTCACCCCCGCCGGACTGATCCTCACCACCCCGCTGGAGGAGGCTGAACTGGCTGCCCTGCGGTCCAGCGGTCTGCCCGTCGCCTCACTGCAGGAAACGCTCTCGGATCCGCTCGATCCGGACCTCGGCATAGGCGCGCTGCAGGTGCAGTATCTGGCCGCGGCCGGGCATCAGCGGATAGGCGTGGCAGTGCCGCCGGAAGCAGGCTATGCGTGGCGCGTACAGATCCGGCTGGCGGCCATCACTGACGCCTGCGCCCGGCTCCGGCTTCCGCCGCCGGTGATTGAGCCACTGCGGCTGGACGCTGGGGAGGCCGCCGCCGTCGTCGGCCGCTTCCTGGATGGACCGGCGCCCGTTACCGCAGCCTGCGCCTTTGATGATGACCATGCCTTTGCGCTGCTGGCCGGGCTGGCGGCGCACGGCCGGCAGGCGCCCCGGGACCTCGCCGTGATCGGTGCCGAAGACGTTCCGCTGGCATCACTTGCGCTGCCCCCGCTGACCACCGTGCGGGTGGACTCGGCCACGCTCGGGGAGCGTTTCGCCCGGATGGTGCTGGCGCAAACCGTCGACGGCGACGGGACCGGAAACAGTCCCGCCCCGGAAGCCGGGCCCGCGGAATCCGGCACCCTGCCGCCGGTGACCCTGATTCGGCGCGCCTCGGCCTAA
- a CDS encoding ATP-dependent DNA ligase, with amino-acid sequence MASSGAGLKQQETVNVDGHRLRLTNLDKVLYPETGTTKAEVLAYYAAVAEALLPYSRDRPCTRKRWVHGVGTPQEPGQVFFQKNIETSAPTWVKRFAIEHKSSTNIYPLVNDLATLTWLAQSAALEIHVPQWRFGPRGKINNPDRLVLDLDPGDGADLAQCAEVARLARGILADMGLDARPVTSGSKGIHLYAALDGQQTSDEVSAVAHELARALEADHPDLIVSDMKKSRRTGKVLLDWSQNHRNKTTICPYSLRGRFTPTVAAPRTWEELDDPDLAQLDYEAVMQRLADDGDLLAGMNSGEVDADVLGEDEAAADRLSKYRSMRDAAKTPEPVPEEPAEPSEGNSFVIQEHHARRLHWDFRLEHDGVLVSWALPKGPPDSPDKNHLAVQTEDHPLDYGSFEGTIPKGEYGAGEVRIWDHGTYEKEKWRDGKEVIAVLHGQPDGGLASEGGAVRRFALIHTGGKGGANNWLIHLMKHQPAAEPDEDGQADSASKAAPKAESKGAPKKRESGQEAPKAEAAASPEETVAAAAAAPAPRAALPDAGAVVKAVAADAADHGLPSIEPMLATLGTRADVNDDDEWGFEMKWDGVRAIVDVTPEGTRLISRNGNDMTAAYPELQELGRYLNGERAVLDGEIIAVNKAGRPDFGLLQPRMHLTKKRDIDAAAARTPVHLMLFDLLWLDGNSLLELPYTQRREILQQAVEPAGEDGHVQVPPALEMSMDEAVDSSRELGLEGVMAKRLDSTYSPGRRSKSWIKLKNSFTQEVVIVGWRPGKGNRASKIGSLLVAVPDGHDLAYIGRVGSGLSERDLALVGGKLKKLARKTAPLDGVPGADASDAQWVRPVLVGEVTYSERTGTGKLRHPAWRGLRPDKKPSDVVVEAP; translated from the coding sequence ATGGCGAGCAGCGGAGCGGGTCTGAAGCAGCAGGAGACTGTTAATGTGGACGGCCACCGGCTGCGGCTGACCAACCTGGACAAGGTGCTCTATCCGGAGACCGGAACCACCAAGGCGGAGGTCCTGGCGTATTACGCCGCCGTAGCCGAAGCGCTGCTGCCGTACTCCCGCGACCGCCCGTGCACGCGGAAGCGCTGGGTGCACGGGGTGGGAACTCCGCAGGAGCCCGGGCAGGTGTTTTTCCAGAAAAACATTGAAACCTCCGCGCCCACCTGGGTGAAGCGCTTCGCGATTGAGCACAAGAGCTCCACCAACATCTATCCGCTGGTGAATGACCTGGCCACGCTCACCTGGCTGGCCCAGAGCGCCGCCCTGGAAATCCATGTTCCGCAGTGGCGGTTCGGCCCGCGCGGAAAGATCAACAACCCGGACCGGCTGGTGCTGGATCTGGACCCGGGGGACGGCGCGGACCTGGCCCAGTGCGCCGAAGTGGCGCGGCTGGCCCGCGGCATCCTCGCCGACATGGGCCTCGACGCCCGGCCGGTCACCAGCGGATCCAAGGGCATTCACCTGTACGCGGCCCTGGACGGGCAGCAGACGTCCGACGAGGTCAGCGCCGTGGCCCACGAGCTGGCCCGGGCGCTGGAAGCGGACCACCCGGACCTGATTGTGTCCGACATGAAGAAGTCCCGGCGCACCGGGAAGGTGCTGCTGGACTGGAGCCAGAACCACCGCAACAAAACCACCATTTGCCCGTATTCCCTGCGTGGGCGGTTCACCCCCACGGTTGCCGCTCCGCGCACCTGGGAGGAGCTGGACGATCCGGACCTGGCACAGCTGGATTATGAAGCGGTGATGCAGCGGCTGGCCGACGACGGCGATCTGCTGGCGGGGATGAATTCCGGTGAAGTGGACGCGGATGTTCTCGGTGAGGACGAAGCCGCCGCCGACCGGCTCAGCAAATACCGCAGCATGCGCGATGCGGCCAAAACGCCGGAACCGGTGCCCGAGGAACCCGCCGAACCTTCGGAGGGCAACAGCTTTGTGATCCAGGAACATCATGCCCGGCGGCTGCACTGGGACTTCCGGCTGGAGCACGACGGCGTCCTGGTGTCCTGGGCACTGCCGAAGGGGCCGCCGGATTCGCCGGACAAGAATCACCTGGCCGTCCAGACCGAGGATCATCCGCTGGATTACGGCAGCTTTGAAGGCACCATCCCGAAAGGGGAGTACGGGGCCGGAGAAGTCCGGATCTGGGACCACGGCACGTACGAGAAGGAAAAATGGCGCGACGGCAAGGAAGTCATCGCGGTGCTGCACGGGCAGCCCGACGGCGGACTCGCCTCCGAAGGCGGTGCGGTGCGGCGGTTCGCGCTGATCCACACCGGAGGCAAGGGCGGAGCCAATAACTGGCTCATCCACTTGATGAAGCACCAGCCCGCTGCGGAGCCCGACGAGGACGGGCAGGCGGATTCCGCGTCGAAGGCGGCGCCAAAAGCGGAGTCGAAGGGCGCGCCGAAGAAGAGGGAATCCGGGCAGGAAGCACCGAAGGCCGAGGCCGCAGCGTCGCCCGAGGAAACGGTGGCCGCCGCCGCTGCCGCACCGGCGCCCCGCGCGGCACTTCCGGATGCCGGCGCGGTGGTGAAGGCAGTGGCCGCCGACGCCGCCGACCACGGACTGCCGTCCATTGAACCCATGCTCGCCACGCTGGGCACCCGGGCGGACGTCAACGACGACGACGAGTGGGGCTTTGAGATGAAATGGGACGGTGTGCGCGCCATCGTGGACGTGACGCCGGAGGGAACCCGCCTGATCAGCCGCAACGGCAACGACATGACCGCGGCGTATCCCGAACTGCAGGAACTGGGCCGGTACCTGAACGGGGAGCGCGCCGTGCTCGACGGGGAGATCATCGCCGTCAATAAGGCTGGGCGGCCGGACTTCGGGCTGCTGCAGCCCCGGATGCACCTGACCAAAAAGCGCGACATAGATGCCGCCGCAGCCCGCACCCCCGTGCACCTGATGCTCTTTGACCTGCTCTGGCTGGACGGCAATTCCCTGCTGGAGCTGCCGTACACCCAGCGCCGGGAAATCCTGCAGCAGGCGGTGGAACCGGCGGGGGAGGACGGGCACGTCCAGGTCCCGCCGGCACTGGAGATGTCCATGGATGAGGCCGTGGATTCCAGCAGGGAACTCGGGCTTGAAGGAGTGATGGCCAAGCGGCTGGACAGCACGTATTCCCCCGGCCGCCGGTCGAAGAGCTGGATCAAGCTCAAGAATTCCTTCACCCAGGAAGTGGTGATTGTTGGCTGGCGTCCGGGCAAGGGCAACCGTGCCTCCAAGATCGGTTCCCTGCTCGTGGCGGTGCCGGACGGGCATGATTTGGCCTACATTGGCCGGGTGGGCTCAGGGCTCAGCGAACGGGACCTGGCACTGGTGGGCGGCAAGCTCAAGAAGCTGGCCCGCAAAACGGCTCCGCTGGACGGTGTTCCCGGCGCCGACGCCTCTGATGCGCAGTGGGTCCGCCCGGTCCTCGTGGGTGAGGTGACGTACTCTGAACGCACCGGCACCGGCAAGCTGCGCCATCCCGCGTGGCGGGGGCTGCGCCCGGACAAAAAACCCTCCGACGTTGTGGTGGAGGCTCCCTGA
- a CDS encoding SRPBCC family protein codes for MTTDQSSVVVSRIIDASAADIFNLLSNPERHPELDGSGMVISDEKTDRITASGQVFTMNMNNEKMGDYQTENTVTGYDHNKLLAWQTAPAGTEPKGWQWVWELEPQGPDSTEVTLTYDWSNVTDKETLKKVSFPMVSKDDLEESLNKLAAGVSGA; via the coding sequence TTGACCACTGATCAGAGCAGTGTTGTTGTCTCACGAATCATCGATGCTTCAGCAGCAGACATTTTCAACCTCCTGTCCAACCCCGAGCGTCACCCCGAGCTGGACGGCTCCGGCATGGTGATCTCGGACGAGAAGACCGACCGCATCACCGCCTCCGGGCAGGTCTTCACCATGAACATGAACAACGAAAAAATGGGCGACTACCAGACGGAAAACACCGTCACCGGGTACGACCACAACAAGCTCCTGGCCTGGCAGACGGCTCCGGCCGGCACCGAGCCCAAGGGCTGGCAGTGGGTCTGGGAACTCGAACCCCAGGGCCCGGACTCCACCGAAGTGACGCTGACCTATGACTGGTCCAACGTCACCGACAAGGAGACCCTCAAGAAGGTCTCCTTCCCGATGGTGTCCAAGGACGACCTGGAGGAGTCGCTGAACAAGCTCGCCGCCGGAGTCTCCGGAGCGTAG
- a CDS encoding winged helix DNA-binding domain-containing protein, with protein MGIELTGRDARRLRWQSQLLGGSDLSPAGVVRRAVALQGQDLPAVLQAIAIRSRPGTTVQDVRGAFDRGDLVRSWPMRGTLFATTPQFLGVLLAFTAGRIRAMAARRRAELGLDETVISSARETLRQALQERPLLRSGAMELWEDAGISTADGRGYHLLMHLAVEGLVHWGPFTPDGTQQQHLVLSEPHHPGEPDAALAEVVRSFVLARGPVTEADLAWWTKLPKTMVRRAAAAAGDLVEVRVDGAPAWMVGEPPVPAQSGVTLVPGFDEWILGYADRSLAASPAMLAALVPGNNGIFRPAVLVDGVVVGTWRWPRTSRLAREPVLEMVEPVSPATLRRIKQALADWPHR; from the coding sequence GTGGGCATCGAACTGACCGGGCGGGACGCACGCCGGCTGCGGTGGCAGTCGCAGCTGCTGGGCGGCTCCGACCTGTCACCGGCCGGTGTCGTGCGCCGCGCCGTGGCACTGCAGGGGCAGGACTTGCCCGCCGTGCTGCAGGCCATCGCCATCCGCTCCCGCCCGGGAACCACCGTGCAGGACGTCCGCGGCGCCTTTGACCGCGGCGATCTGGTCCGCAGCTGGCCGATGCGCGGCACGCTTTTCGCCACCACACCGCAATTCCTGGGGGTCCTGCTGGCCTTCACCGCCGGACGCATCCGCGCCATGGCAGCACGGCGCCGCGCCGAGCTGGGGCTGGATGAAACGGTGATTTCCAGCGCCCGGGAAACCCTGCGGCAGGCTCTGCAGGAGCGGCCGCTGCTGCGCTCCGGCGCCATGGAGCTGTGGGAGGACGCCGGGATCAGCACGGCTGACGGGCGGGGCTACCACCTGCTGATGCACCTGGCGGTGGAGGGGCTGGTGCATTGGGGACCGTTCACCCCGGACGGCACGCAGCAGCAGCACCTCGTCCTGTCGGAACCGCATCACCCCGGGGAACCGGATGCCGCACTGGCGGAGGTGGTCCGCAGCTTTGTCCTGGCGCGGGGACCGGTGACGGAGGCGGACCTGGCCTGGTGGACCAAACTGCCCAAAACCATGGTCCGGCGTGCTGCCGCCGCAGCCGGGGATCTGGTGGAAGTCCGGGTGGATGGCGCTCCGGCATGGATGGTGGGCGAACCCCCGGTTCCGGCACAATCCGGCGTCACGCTGGTTCCGGGCTTCGACGAGTGGATCCTTGGCTACGCGGACCGGTCACTGGCGGCAAGCCCGGCCATGCTCGCCGCCCTGGTTCCGGGCAACAACGGAATTTTCCGGCCCGCCGTCCTGGTGGACGGCGTCGTCGTGGGGACCTGGCGGTGGCCACGCACCTCCCGGCTCGCACGCGAGCCGGTGCTGGAGATGGTGGAACCGGTGAGCCCGGCAACGCTGCGGCGGATCAAGCAGGCGCTGGCGGACTGGCCGCACCGCTGA
- a CDS encoding phosphoketolase family protein: MTSAPVAPEQPLSETLKDVDTWWRAANYLSAGQIYLRDNPLLRRPLEKTDVKARLLGHWGTTPGLNFIYAHLNRLIREQEREVLFITGPGHGGPANVANAWLEGTYSEIYSHVGKDEEGLRTLFKQFSYPGGVPSHAAPETPGSIHEGGELGYSLAHAYGAVFDNPNLIAATVIGDGEAETGPLAASWHSNSFLDPAVDGAVLPILHLNGYKIANPTILARMPEEQLVKLMEGYGYHPHLVTVEDPASTAQAHADFAAALEACLAEIDAIQAPYRSGERTAVPADAPDADERNLHAPRWPMIILRSPKGWTGPAVVDGKQVEGTWRAHQVPLSEIHDNPEHLAQLEQWLASYRPEELFDDAGRLRAEIAALAPAGDLRMSATPYANGGRLLQDLALPAYSEHAVDVEKPGTQRISPMITAGGYLRDVISKNPSNFRIFGPDETASNRLQAVYEVTDKAWQQRIDEIDENLARSGRVAEVLSEHLCEGWLEGYLLTGRHGVFNCYEAFVHIVDSMFNQHAKWLKVSRGLSWRQPVASLNYLLSSHVWQQDHNGFSHQDPGFIDHVVNKKADVIRVYLPPDVNTMLVVTRHILGTRDRVNVVVSGKQPTPAWLDPQEALLHVQRGIGIWDFAGSETAGPGEKTDPDVVMACAGDVPTLETVAAAALLKEQLPDLKIRVVNVVDLMRLQDEAEHPHGLSDRDFDTLFTQDKPVIFAYHGYPWLIHRLTYRRTNHGNLHVRGYKEEGTTTTPFDMAMLNQIDRFQLAIDVLDRVASLGSTQAGFRQWLQDERARCRQYTRDEGQDPPYITGWELQEASEQTTD; the protein is encoded by the coding sequence ATGACCTCTGCGCCAGTTGCACCGGAACAACCCCTGAGCGAAACCCTGAAAGACGTGGACACGTGGTGGCGCGCCGCCAATTACCTCTCCGCCGGGCAGATCTACCTGCGGGACAACCCGCTGCTGCGCCGGCCGCTGGAGAAAACGGATGTGAAGGCCCGGCTGCTGGGCCACTGGGGCACCACGCCCGGGCTGAACTTCATCTACGCCCACTTGAACCGGCTGATCCGGGAGCAGGAGCGGGAAGTCCTGTTCATTACCGGGCCCGGCCACGGCGGTCCCGCCAACGTCGCCAACGCCTGGCTCGAGGGCACCTACTCGGAGATTTACAGTCACGTGGGCAAGGATGAGGAGGGTTTGCGGACTCTGTTCAAGCAGTTCTCCTACCCCGGCGGCGTGCCCAGCCACGCCGCCCCGGAAACTCCCGGGTCCATCCATGAGGGCGGCGAGCTGGGCTATTCCCTGGCCCACGCCTACGGTGCGGTGTTCGACAACCCCAACCTGATTGCCGCCACCGTGATTGGCGACGGCGAGGCGGAAACCGGGCCGCTCGCGGCCAGCTGGCACTCCAACAGCTTCCTGGATCCCGCCGTGGACGGCGCGGTGCTGCCCATCCTGCACCTGAACGGCTACAAGATTGCCAACCCCACGATCCTCGCGCGGATGCCCGAGGAGCAGCTGGTGAAACTGATGGAGGGCTACGGCTACCACCCGCACCTCGTCACCGTGGAGGACCCGGCGTCCACGGCGCAGGCGCACGCCGATTTCGCCGCCGCGCTGGAGGCATGCCTCGCGGAAATCGACGCCATCCAGGCGCCCTACCGCTCCGGGGAGCGTACCGCCGTGCCCGCCGACGCACCGGACGCTGACGAGCGCAACCTCCACGCCCCGCGCTGGCCGATGATCATCCTCCGCTCGCCCAAGGGCTGGACCGGACCCGCGGTGGTGGACGGCAAGCAGGTGGAGGGCACCTGGCGCGCGCACCAGGTGCCGCTGTCCGAAATCCATGACAACCCCGAGCACCTGGCGCAGCTTGAACAGTGGTTGGCTTCCTACCGGCCGGAGGAACTGTTCGACGACGCCGGCCGGCTGCGCGCGGAAATCGCCGCCCTGGCACCGGCGGGGGACCTGCGGATGAGCGCCACCCCGTATGCGAACGGCGGCCGGCTGCTGCAGGACCTGGCACTGCCGGCCTACTCCGAGCACGCCGTGGATGTGGAGAAACCCGGCACGCAGCGGATCTCCCCGATGATCACCGCCGGCGGCTACCTGCGGGACGTCATCTCGAAGAACCCCTCCAACTTCCGCATCTTCGGGCCGGACGAGACGGCCTCCAACCGGCTGCAGGCCGTGTACGAAGTGACGGACAAGGCCTGGCAGCAGCGCATCGACGAGATCGACGAGAACCTCGCCCGCAGCGGACGCGTGGCCGAAGTCCTGAGCGAACACCTCTGCGAGGGCTGGCTGGAGGGCTACCTGCTCACCGGCCGGCACGGAGTGTTCAACTGCTACGAAGCCTTTGTCCACATTGTCGATTCCATGTTCAACCAGCACGCCAAGTGGCTGAAAGTCAGCCGCGGACTGTCCTGGCGCCAGCCTGTGGCGTCGCTGAACTACCTGCTGTCCAGCCACGTCTGGCAGCAGGACCACAACGGGTTCTCGCACCAGGACCCGGGCTTCATCGACCACGTGGTGAACAAAAAGGCCGACGTCATCCGGGTGTACCTGCCGCCGGACGTGAACACCATGCTCGTCGTCACGCGGCACATCCTGGGCACCCGGGACCGCGTGAACGTGGTGGTCTCGGGCAAGCAGCCCACTCCCGCCTGGCTTGATCCGCAGGAAGCCCTGCTGCACGTGCAGCGCGGCATTGGCATCTGGGACTTCGCCGGCAGCGAAACAGCGGGGCCCGGGGAAAAGACCGATCCCGACGTCGTGATGGCCTGCGCCGGCGACGTGCCCACCCTGGAAACCGTGGCCGCCGCCGCCCTGCTCAAAGAGCAGTTGCCGGACCTGAAAATCCGGGTGGTCAACGTGGTGGACCTAATGCGCCTGCAGGACGAGGCGGAGCACCCGCACGGGCTGTCCGACAGGGATTTTGACACCCTTTTCACCCAGGACAAGCCCGTGATTTTCGCCTACCACGGCTACCCCTGGCTGATCCACCGCCTGACCTACCGGCGCACCAACCACGGGAACCTGCACGTGCGCGGCTACAAGGAAGAGGGCACCACCACCACGCCGTTCGACATGGCCATGCTGAACCAGATCGACCGGTTCCAGTTGGCCATCGACGTGCTGGACCGGGTAGCGTCGCTGGGATCAACGCAGGCCGGTTTCCGGCAGTGGCTGCAGGATGAACGGGCACGCTGCCGGCAGTACACCCGGGACGAAGGGCAGGACCCGCCGTACATCACCGGCTGGGAACTGCAGGAAGCCTCGGAGCAGACCACGGACTGA
- a CDS encoding (p)ppGpp synthetase, with product MGAWDSLDDRLRPVVQASTEEYARVRPALEKLTREMEESLRGTFTDSPVRPLFVASRTKTVESFRDKASRTLPSEDPDELPTLLFPDPLRNLIDLVGLRVIVTLPHEVDEAANLIKRQRAEFDCRGDREKDIGSIESGTYGYSSRHLILRTIQNDTVREYHKLLDPEQRPNGSYLFEVQIRTVLAHAWSEIEHDIRFKAGDPRAWSPYFDRQFTATAAMLETVETAFAELHERYETVTGFWDEEGEGSAPLTPNRIRDVWMTLLPHVNRKTGDDWGWAAELLAAHGMKTTMDLAGLLQADAITEVRQALDHRYSPGPDRLLDDLLLWRFGKEHIDLTAEPEDAPVKPRRESLGRRYRQMQLFRAREAQ from the coding sequence CCGGCTGCGTCCGGTGGTCCAGGCGAGTACTGAGGAGTATGCCCGGGTTCGCCCCGCCTTGGAAAAGCTCACCCGGGAGATGGAGGAAAGCCTCCGCGGCACCTTCACTGACAGCCCGGTCCGCCCGCTCTTTGTCGCATCCCGGACCAAAACAGTGGAGTCCTTCCGGGACAAGGCCTCCAGGACTTTGCCTTCCGAGGATCCCGACGAGCTGCCGACGCTGCTGTTTCCCGATCCGCTGCGCAACCTGATCGATCTGGTGGGTCTGCGCGTTATCGTGACGCTGCCCCACGAGGTGGACGAGGCGGCCAACCTCATCAAGCGGCAGCGCGCCGAATTCGACTGCCGCGGAGACCGTGAAAAAGACATCGGTTCCATCGAGTCCGGCACCTACGGCTATTCCAGCCGCCACCTGATCCTGCGGACCATCCAAAATGACACCGTCCGGGAGTACCACAAACTGCTGGACCCGGAACAGCGGCCTAACGGCAGCTACCTGTTCGAGGTGCAGATCCGCACCGTACTGGCGCACGCCTGGTCCGAGATCGAACATGACATCCGCTTCAAGGCGGGCGATCCCCGCGCCTGGAGCCCTTATTTTGACCGCCAGTTCACCGCCACGGCCGCCATGCTGGAAACCGTGGAAACGGCCTTCGCCGAACTGCACGAACGCTACGAGACCGTGACCGGTTTCTGGGACGAGGAGGGCGAGGGCAGTGCACCTCTGACGCCGAACCGGATCCGGGACGTGTGGATGACGCTGCTGCCGCACGTGAACCGCAAAACCGGGGATGACTGGGGCTGGGCGGCGGAACTGCTGGCCGCGCACGGCATGAAAACCACCATGGACCTGGCCGGGCTGCTGCAGGCCGACGCCATCACCGAGGTCCGCCAGGCGCTGGACCACCGGTACTCCCCCGGCCCGGACCGGCTGCTGGATGACCTGCTGCTGTGGCGCTTCGGCAAGGAACACATTGACCTCACCGCCGAACCGGAGGATGCCCCGGTGAAACCGCGGCGCGAGTCCCTGGGCCGGCGGTACCGGCAGATGCAGCTCTTCCGGGCCCGCGAGGCACAGTAG